One genomic region from Desulfobaccales bacterium encodes:
- a CDS encoding helix-turn-helix domain-containing protein, whose protein sequence is MPESHERYLSPDDVAHKLNVKPLTVRRWLKSGKLKGVKAGRLWRVLESELEAFLKGGESAKE, encoded by the coding sequence ATGCCTGAATCCCATGAACGTTATCTTTCTCCTGATGATGTGGCTCACAAGCTGAATGTGAAGCCCTTGACCGTACGGAGATGGTTAAAGAGCGGCAAGTTAAAGGGAGTGAAGGCGGGCCGCCTATGGCGGGTCTTAGAAAGCGAACTGGAAGCATTTTTAAAGGGGGGCGAGAGCGCAAAAGAATAA